The following proteins are co-located in the Chaetodon trifascialis isolate fChaTrf1 chromosome 14, fChaTrf1.hap1, whole genome shotgun sequence genome:
- the LOC139342443 gene encoding tumor necrosis factor ligand superfamily member 10-like produces MAVSVSLQCLGLVTLAAILLQTIAVAVSFVYFNKVLSTMQESFSRSSVSCLINTNLHSHFEDSAEDKKSDPCWQVTQQLHYHIEKTMADRFQKEITTAMRDKLTGVLPDLRPGVRGDPLPKVAAHVTGVASSTEPPTADGSRSSRGYLGERIRAWEGQRGLSFLQNMELRGGELLVPRAGLYYVYAQTYFRLPSTEETEETREEGAQLVQYIYKKMSSYTVPILLMKSSRSACWPRGQEPGLFSLHQAGTAFLQPADRLFITVSNASSMEMDGRASYFGAFLVG; encoded by the exons ATGGCCGTTTCGGTTTCTCTGCAGTGTTTGGGGCTCGTCACACTCGCGGCGATCCTCCTCCAGACCATCGCGGTTGCCGTCAGTTTTGTGTACTTCAACAAAGTCCTGAGCACG ATGCAGGAGAGTTTCTCCCGGAGCAGCGTTTCCTGTCTCATTAACACAAATCTGCACTCGCACTTCGAAGATTCGGCGGAGGACAAGAAGAGCGACCCCTGCTGGCAAGTCACACAACAGCTCCACTACCACATAGAAAAG ACGATGGCTGACAGATTCCAGAAGGAGATAACCACTGCTATGAGGG ataAGCTGACGGGAGTGTTGCCTGACCTGAGGCCCGGGGTCCGTGGGGACCCTCTCCCTAAAGTCGCTGCACATGTGACCGGCGTCGCTTCGTCCACAGAGCCTCCAACCGCAGACG GCTCGCGGAGCAGCAGGGGATATCTGGGGGAGCGAATCAGAGCGTGGGAGGGCCAGAGAGGTCTGTCGTTCCTGCAGAACATGGAGCTGAGGGGGGGGGAGCTGCTGGTGCCCCGAGCAGGCCTGTACTACGTCTACGCCCAGACCTACTTCAGACTGCCCTCCacggaggagacagaggaaacacGGGAGGAAGGAGCACAGCTTGTCCAGTATATCTACAAGAAG ATGAGTTCCTACACGGTGCCCATCCTGCTGATGAAATCGTCCCGCAGTGCCTGCTGGCCTCGGGGTCAGGAGCCCGGTCTCTTCTCCCTGCATCAGGCCGGCACTGCCTTTCTGCAGCCTGCCGATCGCCTCTTCATCACCGTGAGCAATGCCAGCTCCATGGAGATGGACGGGAGGGCTAGCTACTTCGGGGCCTTCCTTGTTGGCTAA